The Paenalcaligenes faecalis genome has a window encoding:
- a CDS encoding Tex family protein: MTNTSTIDQSRILQLLAEELSIRASQAAAAIDLLDGGATVPFIARYRKEATGGLDDVVLRDLEVRLLYMRELETRRLAILDSIREQEKLTPELEAAILEANSKQRLEDLYTPYKPKRRTRAQIALEAGLEALTEAILADKNCDPLQLAETFINIEAGFEDAKKTLDGAREILAQRYVENADLLENMRNYLWQHGMLYATVVEGKETEGDKFRDWFDFSENLKTLPSHRVLALLRGRQQGVLALRLGLSPELEALSPHPCIERVAKISHCPADFSTDAKPQAKWLAEVCRITWRVKLLTAFETELIGRLRDEAESEATRVFAANLRDLLLAAPAGNKRVLGLDPGIRTGVKVAAIDETGKVIATDTVYPFGGRKDIAGTTQTISQLLRQHNLQLIAIGNGTASRETEQLVKALLKENTEFSSVQHIVVSEAGASVYSASELGSQEFPDLDVSLRGAVSIARRLQDPLAELVKIDPKAIGVGQYQHDVNQRELERSLDAVVEDCVNAVGVDVNTASAALLARVSGLNKTLAENIVEWRDENGAFPDRKTLLSVKRFGPKTFEQAAGFLRIPNGSNPLDGSAVHPEAYPVVERILKKIQADAAAVVGQADALKGLSPKEFTDEQFGLPTVQDIFTEIEKPGRDPRPEFKTAQFMDGVTEIRDLHVGMILEGVVSNVANFGAFVDIGVHQDGLVHISALANKFVEDPRDVVRVGQTVTVKVLEVDEPRKRISLTMRLEDSAEPSLKKATTQDKPQRHGSRPPRADRQSQRNTPDAGNNAMAAAFAKLKK, from the coding sequence ATGACAAATACATCTACCATCGACCAATCCCGCATCCTACAACTTTTAGCCGAAGAGCTATCTATACGCGCATCCCAAGCGGCTGCTGCGATTGACTTGTTAGATGGCGGCGCCACTGTCCCCTTTATCGCCCGTTATCGTAAAGAGGCCACAGGAGGTCTGGATGATGTGGTGTTACGTGATCTTGAGGTCCGTTTGCTCTATATGCGAGAGCTAGAAACACGCCGCTTAGCTATCCTAGACAGTATTCGAGAGCAAGAAAAACTCACTCCTGAACTAGAAGCCGCGATTCTAGAGGCAAACAGTAAACAGCGCCTTGAAGACCTATACACCCCCTACAAACCTAAGCGTCGCACACGCGCCCAAATTGCATTAGAGGCTGGTCTAGAGGCTCTTACTGAAGCCATCTTAGCCGACAAAAACTGCGATCCCCTGCAGCTCGCTGAAACCTTCATCAATATAGAAGCAGGATTTGAGGACGCGAAAAAAACACTAGATGGCGCTCGAGAAATTCTTGCCCAACGTTATGTAGAAAATGCCGACCTGCTCGAAAACATGCGTAATTACTTATGGCAACATGGCATGTTGTATGCAACGGTCGTAGAAGGTAAAGAAACGGAAGGCGATAAATTCCGTGACTGGTTTGATTTTTCAGAAAACCTCAAGACCTTGCCATCTCATCGAGTACTGGCCTTATTGCGTGGTCGCCAGCAAGGCGTACTAGCACTTCGTTTAGGTCTGAGCCCTGAGCTCGAGGCCCTAAGTCCTCATCCGTGTATAGAGCGCGTTGCCAAAATTAGCCATTGCCCTGCTGACTTTTCTACCGATGCAAAACCTCAAGCAAAATGGTTAGCCGAAGTCTGTCGCATCACCTGGCGCGTTAAGCTTCTAACTGCTTTTGAAACGGAGTTAATTGGTCGTTTACGTGATGAGGCGGAGTCTGAAGCCACTCGTGTGTTTGCGGCTAACTTACGCGACTTACTTTTAGCTGCTCCAGCGGGAAATAAACGCGTGTTAGGCCTAGATCCCGGCATACGCACCGGGGTCAAAGTAGCGGCTATTGATGAAACAGGCAAAGTCATTGCTACCGATACGGTCTACCCTTTTGGGGGGCGTAAGGATATTGCGGGTACAACCCAAACCATCAGCCAGTTATTACGTCAGCACAATCTACAACTCATTGCGATTGGTAATGGAACCGCATCGCGTGAAACCGAACAATTAGTGAAAGCGCTACTTAAAGAGAATACTGAATTTTCCTCAGTACAACATATCGTTGTCTCGGAAGCAGGCGCATCGGTCTACTCCGCCTCTGAATTAGGCAGTCAAGAATTCCCTGACTTAGATGTGAGCTTACGGGGTGCTGTTTCGATCGCACGTCGTCTTCAAGACCCATTAGCTGAGTTAGTGAAAATTGATCCCAAAGCGATTGGTGTGGGACAATATCAGCATGACGTAAATCAACGCGAACTAGAACGTTCTTTAGACGCAGTGGTAGAGGATTGTGTAAACGCGGTAGGAGTGGATGTCAATACGGCTTCTGCGGCCCTATTAGCCCGAGTCTCTGGACTCAATAAAACCTTAGCTGAAAACATTGTAGAGTGGCGTGACGAAAACGGGGCCTTTCCTGATCGAAAAACCTTATTGAGCGTCAAACGCTTTGGCCCTAAAACATTTGAACAAGCGGCTGGTTTTTTACGTATTCCTAATGGCTCAAACCCTTTGGATGGATCAGCGGTTCACCCTGAGGCTTATCCCGTAGTAGAGCGTATCTTAAAGAAAATTCAAGCGGATGCCGCTGCAGTAGTAGGGCAAGCCGATGCTCTAAAAGGCTTATCACCTAAAGAGTTTACTGACGAGCAATTTGGTTTACCTACCGTACAGGATATTTTTACTGAAATTGAAAAACCAGGTCGAGATCCTCGTCCGGAGTTCAAAACAGCCCAATTTATGGATGGGGTAACGGAAATTCGCGATCTACATGTGGGCATGATTCTAGAGGGTGTGGTTAGCAACGTGGCTAATTTTGGTGCCTTTGTTGATATTGGCGTACATCAAGATGGGTTAGTGCATATTTCGGCCTTAGCCAATAAATTTGTCGAAGATCCGCGTGATGTGGTTCGTGTAGGTCAAACAGTAACAGTCAAAGTCCTTGAGGTCGATGAGCCCCGTAAACGTATTAGTCTAACAATGCGTCTCGAAGACTCTGCGGAACCAAGCCTAAAAAAAGCCACTACTCAAGATAAACCTCAACGCCATGGTTCACGGCCTCCTCGGGCAGATCGTCAATCCCAACGAAATACACCTGATGCCGGTAATAACGCCATGGCAGCAGCCTTTGCTAAATTGAAAAAATAA
- a CDS encoding prephenate dehydrogenase gives MAEPKTLALLGCGLMGGSFALAAQQAHAIDHVIGYSIPAKTAEYFYQQEVIQSVAQTAAQAVSQADVVLIATPVAAIAPLLAEIAPALPDHALIMDVGSTKRSIQLAAQQVLGTHYHRFIPAHPIAGKEKAGHSDPFASLYQGKTVVLCPDEHTLPIALEQAQQLWQAVGAIPKIMDATAHDRGLGAVSHLPHLIAFAYMDALLNQTDSEQLLALGGPGFRDFSRIAGCDATVWRDILPDNQDQVLPLLQAVRQSLDQLEHVITQHDTPALEALLSRASQARIHWK, from the coding sequence ATGGCTGAACCTAAAACTCTAGCTCTATTAGGTTGCGGATTGATGGGTGGCTCATTTGCCTTAGCCGCCCAGCAAGCTCATGCAATTGACCACGTTATAGGCTACTCGATACCTGCGAAGACTGCCGAGTACTTTTATCAGCAAGAGGTCATTCAATCGGTTGCACAAACCGCAGCACAAGCCGTCAGTCAGGCAGATGTCGTATTGATAGCGACTCCTGTTGCTGCAATAGCACCGCTCTTAGCTGAGATCGCACCTGCTTTACCGGATCACGCCTTAATTATGGATGTGGGTAGCACTAAACGTAGCATTCAACTTGCCGCACAACAGGTTCTGGGTACCCATTATCATCGCTTTATTCCTGCTCACCCAATTGCAGGCAAAGAAAAAGCAGGACATAGTGATCCCTTTGCCTCTCTTTATCAGGGAAAAACGGTTGTTTTGTGTCCGGATGAGCACACTCTACCTATCGCCTTAGAACAAGCACAACAGTTGTGGCAAGCCGTTGGAGCTATTCCTAAAATCATGGATGCCACCGCACACGACAGAGGCTTAGGCGCAGTCAGCCATCTGCCCCACCTTATTGCCTTTGCCTATATGGATGCCCTGCTAAATCAAACAGACAGCGAACAATTATTAGCCTTAGGTGGGCCTGGTTTTAGAGACTTCTCTCGAATTGCAGGTTGTGATGCCACCGTTTGGCGTGACATTTTGCCAGACAATCAAGACCAAGTCTTACCGCTATTACAGGCAGTACGCCAGTCATTAGATCAACTAGAACATGTTATTACACAACATGACACCCCCGCGCTAGAGGCTCTACTCTCCCGAGCAAGCCAAGCGCGTATTCATTGGAAATAG
- a CDS encoding Bug family tripartite tricarboxylate transporter substrate binding protein, with amino-acid sequence MFKPVLRRSVIAVAALCLSGAALAQQNVTRLIVPFSAGGPIDVSARVLAEGVKEHLGTVIIENKPGAGGNIGSDLVAKAKPDGKTIGISTLASHAVNPWLYSKMPYDADKDFSAVSLMVYVPNVLVMNAEQADKLGIATVADLIAYAKANPGKLNYGSGGNGSGGHLAGELFKKQAEVDVAHIPYNGGSPAQMALLSAEVDFTFDNLATAAPNIQNGKLKALAVTTDERSDVLPEIPTVKESGLNNFSVATWWGIVAPAGTPEAEIKKINEAFTAAMNSDKVKERFAGLMVTPTPSSPEAFEKLMSEERARYKQIVEDAGARVD; translated from the coding sequence ATGTTTAAACCTGTATTACGCCGCAGCGTTATCGCCGTTGCCGCACTTTGTCTGTCTGGTGCTGCCCTAGCCCAACAAAATGTAACGCGCTTAATTGTGCCATTTTCTGCAGGCGGCCCAATTGATGTGAGTGCTCGCGTTCTAGCCGAAGGCGTTAAAGAACACCTAGGTACCGTGATCATTGAAAACAAACCCGGCGCAGGCGGTAACATTGGTTCTGATCTCGTAGCTAAAGCAAAACCGGATGGCAAGACAATTGGCATTTCCACCTTGGCCTCACATGCGGTGAACCCTTGGTTATACAGCAAAATGCCTTACGATGCCGACAAGGACTTTAGTGCCGTTAGTCTGATGGTCTATGTGCCTAACGTTCTTGTTATGAATGCTGAACAAGCCGATAAACTAGGTATTGCCACTGTGGCTGACTTAATTGCCTATGCCAAAGCAAATCCAGGTAAATTAAACTATGGCTCAGGCGGCAATGGAAGTGGCGGACACCTAGCCGGTGAACTATTCAAAAAACAAGCTGAGGTTGATGTAGCTCACATCCCTTACAACGGTGGCTCTCCCGCACAGATGGCATTGCTTTCTGCCGAAGTCGATTTCACTTTTGATAACCTCGCCACGGCTGCACCTAATATCCAGAATGGTAAGTTGAAGGCCTTGGCTGTCACTACAGACGAACGCTCAGACGTATTGCCTGAAATCCCTACAGTAAAAGAAAGTGGATTAAACAATTTCTCTGTAGCGACTTGGTGGGGTATTGTTGCTCCAGCCGGCACACCTGAGGCAGAAATCAAAAAAATCAATGAGGCATTCACTGCCGCCATGAATAGCGATAAAGTCAAAGAGCGCTTTGCCGGTTTAATGGTAACCCCTACGCCAAGCAGCCCAGAAGCATTTGAAAAGCTAATGAGCGAAGAGCGCGCACGTTACAAACAAATCGTTGAAGATGCAGGTGCTCGTGTAGATTAA
- a CDS encoding LysR family transcriptional regulator — protein sequence MQSLAFKYFYEVAQQGSLSGASESLHVAVSAVSRQINQLEQRVGTTLFERSARGMRLTVAGQMLLKHVRRVNLETDATFQAIASLQDAVKHPIRLACTQGVAHELVPSVMAQFHLAYPQSRFDVFVSSAKVATERVATGEADIAITFSTTPAENVAVRYSFNAPALAIMSTQHPLAKRKRLFLDDVQKYPLALTDKNTSTFKLYQLACNRTGKWVEPSVYSNHAEALHAYVRDTQAVLFASYVSVSGRLQASGLVAIPIKNTEMHARVVQLQVMQGRELPEIMELFINSVTQRIQEINEQAPS from the coding sequence ATGCAATCATTGGCTTTTAAATATTTTTATGAGGTGGCTCAGCAGGGAAGTTTGAGTGGGGCATCAGAGTCATTGCATGTAGCTGTTTCAGCCGTTAGCCGGCAAATTAATCAGCTAGAGCAGCGTGTTGGAACCACCTTGTTTGAGCGTAGTGCTCGGGGTATGCGTTTAACCGTAGCTGGTCAAATGCTGCTAAAACATGTTCGGCGTGTGAATTTAGAAACCGATGCGACATTTCAGGCGATAGCTAGCTTGCAAGATGCTGTAAAACACCCAATTCGCTTGGCGTGTACCCAAGGCGTAGCACATGAGCTAGTGCCTAGTGTAATGGCGCAATTTCACTTGGCTTATCCGCAGAGTCGTTTTGATGTATTTGTAAGCAGCGCTAAAGTGGCAACAGAACGAGTGGCTACCGGAGAGGCTGATATTGCGATTACCTTTAGTACCACCCCCGCAGAGAACGTGGCAGTGCGTTATTCATTTAATGCTCCCGCTTTAGCGATTATGTCTACTCAGCATCCCTTAGCGAAACGAAAACGCTTGTTTTTGGACGATGTACAAAAATACCCGCTGGCTTTGACGGATAAAAACACGTCTACTTTTAAGCTTTATCAATTAGCGTGTAATCGAACAGGAAAATGGGTAGAGCCATCGGTATATAGTAATCACGCTGAGGCGCTCCATGCCTATGTCAGAGATACTCAAGCCGTGTTGTTTGCCAGTTATGTATCGGTGTCAGGGCGCTTACAGGCTTCAGGCCTGGTCGCTATACCGATTAAAAATACCGAAATGCATGCCCGAGTGGTGCAATTGCAAGTGATGCAGGGCAGGGAGTTGCCAGAAATAATGGAGCTATTTATTAATAGCGTGACACAACGAATCCAAGAGATTAATGAACAAGCCCCCAGTTAA
- a CDS encoding ABC transporter substrate-binding protein yields MRLEFTVKTVALSIACAFASTAFAQTLKIGLASEPTAVDPHYHQTTPNEALVSHIFEPLVRMSPDMQLQPSLAKSWEATDENTWTFTLDEKATFSNGDPFTANDVILSFCRILHNETAIGGGLVNVARRIKAIEAPDATTVKLITASPYPVLPNELARVPMIWNGVVKHDNLRFDPENGCGVTSAWPDVNAFNKGDIVVGTGPYLLKSYVKGTGIELERNDNYWGEKPDWQTVRMTSVPSAGPRLTGLLAGDFDLIENPAARDLKRITEGGFGHTITPSVRVMFFQLDAGREQSPLVKSPKGDNPLQNAKVRQAMSLAIDRKTIVERIMDGVAQPANQYLPEGMFGSIEGAPALEYNPKKAKELLAEAGYPDGFELTLSATNDRYINDAQLTQAVAQYLSRIGIKTNVDTMTRSVYFPKRAKREFSVSLGGWGSETGEASNFLQYWVTTTNKDLGVGSSNYGAYSNPELDAIYLEATRTLDDAKRSQLLQQAVQLSLNDMGHIPLHFESGVWAFRKGINYVGRADQRTMATHATLAN; encoded by the coding sequence ATGCGTCTAGAATTTACAGTAAAAACCGTCGCTCTTAGCATTGCCTGTGCTTTTGCATCCACAGCCTTTGCTCAAACCCTAAAAATTGGTTTGGCCTCTGAGCCGACAGCAGTAGACCCTCATTATCATCAAACCACCCCGAACGAAGCGTTGGTTTCGCATATCTTTGAACCGTTGGTTCGTATGAGCCCCGATATGCAGCTACAGCCCTCCTTAGCTAAGTCATGGGAAGCAACTGATGAGAACACATGGACTTTCACATTGGATGAAAAAGCAACTTTTTCCAATGGTGATCCATTTACTGCCAATGACGTGATCCTAAGCTTCTGTAGAATCCTTCATAATGAAACCGCCATTGGGGGTGGACTCGTTAACGTAGCGCGTCGTATTAAGGCCATTGAAGCCCCTGATGCAACGACGGTCAAACTCATTACTGCCTCCCCTTACCCTGTACTACCCAACGAATTAGCTCGTGTACCCATGATCTGGAATGGCGTAGTTAAACATGACAATTTGCGCTTTGACCCTGAGAATGGCTGTGGCGTAACCAGTGCCTGGCCTGATGTCAACGCATTTAACAAAGGGGATATTGTTGTAGGTACTGGCCCCTACCTATTGAAATCCTATGTCAAAGGCACGGGCATTGAGCTAGAGCGTAATGACAACTACTGGGGTGAAAAACCAGACTGGCAAACAGTACGCATGACATCCGTACCTAGCGCAGGCCCACGCTTAACAGGTCTATTAGCTGGGGACTTTGATCTGATTGAAAACCCGGCCGCTCGTGATTTAAAACGAATTACAGAGGGTGGTTTTGGTCATACGATTACCCCTTCAGTGCGTGTCATGTTCTTTCAGCTTGATGCAGGCCGTGAACAAAGCCCGCTAGTCAAATCACCTAAAGGGGATAACCCTCTACAGAACGCTAAGGTTCGCCAAGCGATGTCCTTAGCCATTGATCGCAAAACCATTGTTGAACGCATTATGGATGGTGTGGCTCAACCTGCTAATCAGTATCTACCCGAAGGTATGTTTGGTTCCATTGAGGGAGCTCCTGCACTAGAGTACAACCCGAAAAAGGCCAAAGAGCTATTAGCCGAAGCGGGGTACCCGGATGGATTTGAGTTAACTTTATCTGCCACTAATGACCGCTACATCAATGATGCTCAGCTCACACAAGCCGTAGCACAGTACTTAAGCCGTATTGGTATTAAAACAAACGTAGACACCATGACTCGTTCCGTCTATTTCCCTAAACGGGCAAAGCGTGAATTTAGTGTTTCACTGGGCGGCTGGGGATCTGAAACGGGTGAAGCCAGCAACTTTTTACAGTACTGGGTTACAACCACCAATAAAGATCTAGGCGTAGGTAGCAGCAACTATGGGGCGTACTCAAACCCTGAGCTTGATGCCATTTACCTAGAGGCCACTCGTACATTAGATGATGCCAAACGTAGCCAGCTTTTACAGCAAGCCGTTCAACTATCACTCAATGATATGGGCCATATCCCTCTGCATTTTGAAAGCGGCGTTTGGGCATTTCGTAAAGGCATCAATTACGTAGGTCGAGCAGATCAACGTACGATGGCTACACATGCCACTCTCGCTAACTAA
- a CDS encoding ABC transporter permease produces the protein MAVFIVRRLLQSLAVLLAVSVVVFFAVYTVGDPIELLVSPDVGQDQRDALIARLGLDQPLWQQYLNFLWRALQGDLGNSFVHGMSAVELILQRFPATLELVLVAISLTCLLGIPLGLIAGLHRDNWLGKSIMNTSVLGFSLPNFWQGMVFILLFAVWLGWLPASGRGPTVEILGVPLSIFSAQGWSHIALPAVNLAVANIALILRMTASGVSEAQSQDYVRFARAKGVKPGRIVRRHILRNIMIPVVTVIGMELGTLIAYSTITETVFSWPGMGKLLIDSVYQLDRPVIVAYVMLVTMLFVIINLVVDILYAVLDPRVQLLEPSA, from the coding sequence TTGGCCGTTTTTATTGTACGCAGACTACTGCAAAGCTTAGCAGTATTGTTAGCGGTTTCTGTGGTGGTGTTTTTTGCTGTCTACACCGTAGGCGACCCCATCGAACTACTTGTCAGCCCAGACGTAGGTCAAGATCAGCGCGATGCGCTGATCGCCCGTCTCGGGCTTGATCAGCCACTCTGGCAACAATACCTCAATTTTTTATGGCGTGCCTTACAGGGTGACTTAGGGAACTCCTTTGTTCACGGCATGTCCGCAGTAGAGCTCATTTTACAGCGCTTTCCTGCGACTTTAGAGTTAGTTCTAGTCGCCATTAGCTTAACTTGTTTACTTGGTATCCCCTTAGGTTTAATTGCAGGCCTACACCGTGATAACTGGCTAGGCAAAAGCATTATGAACACCTCTGTGCTTGGTTTCTCTTTGCCAAACTTCTGGCAAGGGATGGTGTTTATTCTATTATTTGCCGTCTGGTTAGGTTGGTTGCCGGCCTCGGGTCGAGGCCCAACCGTTGAAATTTTAGGTGTACCTCTCAGTATTTTTAGCGCCCAAGGCTGGAGCCATATTGCTTTACCAGCAGTGAACTTAGCCGTGGCTAATATTGCATTAATTTTACGCATGACGGCCTCTGGTGTGAGCGAAGCCCAAAGCCAAGACTATGTACGCTTTGCCCGTGCTAAAGGGGTAAAACCTGGTCGTATTGTGCGTCGTCATATTTTACGTAACATCATGATCCCCGTCGTCACGGTGATTGGTATGGAGTTAGGTACATTAATTGCTTACTCCACCATTACCGAAACTGTTTTCTCTTGGCCTGGTATGGGCAAGCTACTCATCGACAGTGTGTATCAACTAGACCGTCCGGTGATCGTCGCCTATGTCATGTTGGTCACTATGCTTTTTGTCATTATCAATCTAGTCGTCGATATTCTATACGCTGTATTAGATCCTCGTGTTCAACTTTTGGAGCCTAGCGCCTAA
- a CDS encoding ABC transporter permease: MTTPHLVTEGQPAAIPTVKPLQNTPQRKKILKRLRSRPSTKRSLFILFLLIAVILIAPYFAPQNPYDLLSLDIMDGRLAPGSESFSGMTYWLGTDAQGRDMLSAILYGLRISLLVGLGAVVLSALIGMLMGLIAAYHGSWVDSLIMRTVDFILGFPTILVALVLLSVLGRGIDKVIIALVIVQWAHYARIMRGRALQERRKEYIEAAINLGFSPWRIMFKHLMPNCFGPIMVFATIQIATAIVLEATLSFLGVGVPVTEPSLGLLIASGFEYLLSGDYWISIFPGFALLFLILSINIVGDRLRESLDPRR; encoded by the coding sequence ATGACTACCCCTCATTTAGTAACCGAAGGGCAACCAGCGGCGATTCCAACGGTTAAACCCTTACAAAACACCCCGCAGCGCAAAAAGATTTTAAAACGGTTGCGTAGTAGGCCCTCAACCAAACGGTCTCTATTCATCTTGTTTTTGTTAATTGCGGTTATTTTAATCGCCCCCTATTTTGCGCCACAAAATCCTTACGACTTATTATCGCTAGATATTATGGACGGACGGCTCGCACCTGGCTCTGAAAGCTTTAGTGGCATGACCTACTGGCTAGGAACCGATGCACAGGGTCGAGACATGCTCAGTGCTATTTTATATGGCTTGCGTATCAGTCTATTAGTTGGTCTGGGTGCAGTCGTACTTTCAGCTTTAATTGGCATGTTAATGGGCTTAATTGCGGCCTATCATGGCAGTTGGGTTGATAGCCTTATCATGCGCACCGTTGACTTTATTCTGGGCTTTCCGACTATTTTAGTGGCACTGGTTTTACTCTCAGTCCTTGGGCGAGGCATAGATAAAGTCATTATTGCCTTGGTTATCGTGCAATGGGCTCATTACGCTCGTATTATGCGTGGCCGCGCCCTACAAGAACGACGCAAAGAGTACATTGAAGCCGCAATTAACCTCGGGTTTTCGCCGTGGCGCATTATGTTTAAACACTTAATGCCAAACTGCTTTGGCCCCATCATGGTATTTGCCACCATCCAAATTGCAACAGCTATTGTGCTAGAGGCCACCCTTTCCTTTTTAGGAGTCGGTGTACCGGTTACTGAGCCTTCGCTTGGATTACTCATCGCCAGTGGTTTTGAATACCTACTTTCAGGCGATTACTGGATCAGTATTTTCCCAGGTTTTGCTTTGTTATTTTTAATTCTTTCTATCAATATAGTAGGTGATCGCCTACGTGAAAGCTTGGACCCACGACGCTAA
- a CDS encoding ABC transporter ATP-binding protein — MTDSTLLTVNGLQTAFHTEEGAWLAVDGVDLTVKRGEIVGLVGESGSGKSVTGFSLIGLIDPPGEVVDGQVLFNGTDLCQLTEEQLRQLRGDRIAMIFQDPLMTLNPVLKVGEQMMEAILTHHPETDKAQARQRCCDALAQVGIPSPESRLHNYPHEFSGGMRQRVAIAIAMLNKPELIIADEPTTALDVTIQAQILFEMQKLCREQNTALIWITHDLGVVAELADNVAVMYAGKIVEYGPVKDVLQQPIHPYTEGLLNSMPGSAQPGSRLKQIDGMAPTLTGREQGCSFRPRCPYAHPSCAERAPEVSTLGTRQFRCYFPLLKEAN, encoded by the coding sequence ATGACAGACTCGACTTTATTAACGGTAAACGGTTTACAAACCGCCTTTCATACCGAAGAAGGCGCATGGTTGGCTGTAGACGGCGTGGACCTCACGGTAAAACGTGGGGAGATCGTCGGTCTAGTCGGCGAATCCGGCTCAGGTAAATCCGTCACTGGGTTTTCCTTAATTGGCCTCATTGACCCACCTGGCGAGGTGGTTGATGGACAAGTGCTGTTCAATGGCACAGACCTCTGTCAACTCACTGAAGAGCAGCTACGCCAATTGCGTGGTGATCGCATTGCCATGATCTTCCAAGACCCTCTCATGACACTGAACCCAGTGCTCAAGGTAGGAGAGCAAATGATGGAAGCCATTTTGACTCACCACCCAGAGACCGATAAGGCACAAGCGCGACAGCGCTGCTGTGATGCTCTAGCTCAGGTGGGAATCCCCTCTCCCGAGTCACGCTTACACAACTACCCGCACGAATTCTCAGGTGGTATGCGTCAGCGCGTTGCTATTGCTATCGCGATGCTCAATAAACCTGAACTCATTATTGCCGATGAGCCAACGACTGCCTTGGATGTGACCATTCAGGCACAAATCCTGTTTGAAATGCAAAAGCTCTGCCGAGAGCAAAATACAGCATTAATTTGGATTACCCATGACTTAGGTGTGGTCGCGGAGTTGGCGGATAATGTAGCCGTCATGTATGCAGGGAAAATTGTGGAATATGGCCCCGTTAAAGACGTTCTACAACAACCCATCCACCCTTATACCGAAGGCTTATTGAACTCGATGCCCGGCTCAGCTCAGCCTGGGTCACGTTTGAAACAAATTGATGGCATGGCGCCAACCCTAACAGGACGTGAGCAGGGATGTTCCTTTCGCCCTCGCTGCCCTTACGCCCATCCATCCTGTGCAGAGCGAGCCCCAGAGGTTTCTACCTTAGGGACTCGTCAGTTCCGTTGCTACTTTCCGCTACTCAAGGAGGCTAACTAA
- a CDS encoding ABC transporter ATP-binding protein, producing the protein MQVAPIIEITDLHKRFSKAPDMAHRLMQTIGKAAPPPTVHAVTDVNLSIRKGEVVGLVGESGCGKSTLGRMVAGLIKPSAGSIQFEGKHVQQLSRADKLAYTLGVQLIFQDPLACLNPKQKLGDIISEALHVHKLAPKAEISDRINHALAEVGLEQAYRDRLPHQISGGQRQRIGIARALMVNPKFLVCDEPVAALDVSIQAQVINLFMDLRDRHELTYLFISHDLGVVKHISDRVAIMYLGRIVEIADSKEIFSHAAHPYTKALLAEMPDVKKQGRAFTPIKGEIPSPLNPPSGCTFHPRCPIATEACKLAIPTLKTIAPGHEAACHLI; encoded by the coding sequence ATGCAAGTCGCTCCTATTATAGAAATCACAGATCTACATAAGCGATTCAGCAAAGCCCCTGACATGGCCCATCGCCTCATGCAGACTATCGGCAAGGCAGCCCCTCCCCCTACGGTGCATGCCGTTACGGATGTTAATTTATCCATAAGAAAAGGCGAGGTGGTTGGCTTAGTCGGTGAGTCTGGCTGTGGTAAATCCACACTGGGACGTATGGTAGCCGGATTGATTAAACCCAGTGCTGGCTCCATTCAGTTCGAGGGTAAACATGTTCAACAGCTAAGTCGTGCTGATAAGCTAGCCTACACCTTGGGTGTACAGCTTATTTTTCAGGACCCCTTAGCCTGCTTAAATCCTAAACAAAAACTCGGCGATATCATCAGCGAAGCCTTGCATGTGCATAAGCTTGCACCCAAGGCAGAAATATCTGATCGAATTAATCACGCCTTAGCAGAAGTAGGATTAGAACAGGCCTACCGTGACCGGCTGCCCCACCAAATTTCAGGAGGTCAACGACAACGCATTGGGATTGCACGTGCGTTGATGGTGAACCCAAAATTTCTAGTCTGTGATGAGCCCGTCGCAGCTCTAGACGTATCCATCCAAGCCCAAGTCATTAACCTATTCATGGACTTACGAGATCGTCATGAACTGACGTATCTCTTCATCAGTCATGACTTAGGTGTAGTCAAGCATATCTCTGACCGTGTCGCTATCATGTATTTAGGTCGTATTGTAGAAATTGCTGATAGCAAAGAAATATTCAGCCATGCGGCTCACCCCTACACCAAAGCGCTATTGGCCGAAATGCCGGATGTAAAAAAACAAGGCCGTGCTTTCACCCCCATTAAAGGTGAAATCCCTTCCCCCTTAAACCCTCCCAGTGGATGTACTTTTCACCCGCGTTGCCCAATAGCCACTGAGGCCTGCAAGCTTGCCATACCCACGCTAAAAACCATTGCACCGGGACACGAAGCCGCTTGCCATTTGATTTAA